In Phacochoerus africanus isolate WHEZ1 chromosome 14, ROS_Pafr_v1, whole genome shotgun sequence, one genomic interval encodes:
- the CARD14 gene encoding caspase recruitment domain-containing protein 14 isoform X2, which translates to MAELCRTDSSLGALGEEMLWEMVDDHRCRIVRSVCPSRLTPYLRQAKVLDQLDEEEVLHSPRFTNTAMRVGHLLDLLKTRGKNGAIAFLESLKFHNPDVYTLVTGLQPSVDFTNFSGLMETSKLTECLAGAISSLQEELSQEKGQKEALLQQCRGLQERVAQAEARVESLRQLEADHGRMKREVSAHFHEVLKLKDEMLSLSLHYSNALQEKELAATRCRSLQEELYLMKQELQREKMSSSCEREFRERSLKMTSDLDPGDEALSRLKEENERLRSLTFSLVEKDILEQNLDEALESRQELVDRIHSLRERAVAAERQRKQYWEEKEQTLLQFQKTKVDCEIYKEKMSALQGQVVELQKERDQAYSARDGAQMEISQNLTEKDALRRKVFELTDQVCELRQQLQRLQACSRSPPGPKQEAGAKEPGPKGKQRLVRMFALCPRDDSDSSSVESQLWSDLSATSSRELVDSFRSSSPVPPSQQSLYKRAAEDFREDPWSFSGCPDIPEVDQGGPPGAKAGDADLDYEIVDRADLPESEGSLQPFSGDLYLSASVPVRRRPARKILSQVTVLAFQGNALLEQISVIGGNLTGIFIHRVTPGSAADEMALRPGTQIVMVDYEAMEPLSKAVLEGMTLERAVGLLRRVNGFCCLSVKVNMEGYKKLVQDLEAKVATSGDSFYIRVNLAMEGRAEGGLQVQCNDILHVTDTLFQGGSCWHAHRVSPYSTKDTEHGTIPNYTRAQQLLIALIQDMAHQSTITRKASGGAQKLVRIISMDRTEASPLRSSFDRGQSDPSQGEDPSTMCFWAESCFTLVPYTLVQPHRPSQPRPVLFVPRLVGKILSEKLCLLPGFKKCSAEHLSQEEYDASSQRGGIVQEREASGGRYCVTRRAVEALMEKNTHALLDVRLDRVCVLHRMRIFPILLHISINEKVAKKLRKALQRFSTTEDQLLEAARQEEGELDKAPCLYSTLAPDGWSDLDALLGCVRLAITDEQKKVVWTEKRPY; encoded by the exons ATGGCGGAGCTGTGCCGCACGGACTCCTCTCTGGGTGCCCTGGGCGAGGAGATGCTGTGGGAGATGGTGGATGACCACCGCTGCCGGATCGTGCGCAGCGTCTGCCCCAGCCGCCTCACCCCCTACCTGCGCCAGGCGAAGGTGCTGGACCAGCTGGACGAGGAGGAGGTGCTGCACAGCCCCAGGTTCACCAACACGGCCATGAGAGTTG GGCACTTGCTGGATTTGCTGAAGACCCGAGGCAAGAACGGGGCCATCGCCTTCCTGGAGAGCCTGAAGTTCCACAACCCCGACGTCTACACCCTGGTCACCGGGCTGCAGCCCAGTGTGGACTTCACCAACTTCAGTG GGCTCATGGAGACGTCCAAGCTGACCGAGTGCCTGGCTGGGGCCATCAGCAGCCTGCAGGAGGAGCTGAGTCAGGAGAAGGGCCAGAAGGAGGCGCTGCTGCAGCAGTGCCGGGGGCTGCAGGAGCGTGTGGCCCAGGCCGAGGCCCGTGTCGAGAGCCTGCGCCAGCTGGAGGCCGACCACGGCCGCATGAAGCGCGAGGTCAGCGCCCACTTCCACGAGGTGCTGAAGCTGAAGGACGAGATGCTGAGTCTCTCGCTGCACTACAGCAATGCGCTGCAGGAGAAGGAGCTGGCCGCCACGCGCTGCCGCAGCCTGCAGGAGGAG CTGTATCTCATGAAGCAAGAGCTGCAGCGGGAGAAGATGTCTTCTTCCTGTGAGCGGGAGTTTCGAGAACGGTCCCTGAAGATGACGAGCGACCTGGATCCTGGAGATGAGGCGCTGAGCCGCCTGAAGGAGGAGAACGAGAGGCTCCGCTCCCTGACCTTCAGCCTG GTGGAGAAGGACATTCTGGAGCAGAACCTGGACGAGGCCCTGGAGAGCAGGCAGGAGCTGGTGGACCGCATCCACTCTCTGAGGGAACGGGCCGTGGCTGCCGAGAGACAGCGAAAGCAG TActgggaagagaaggagcagaCCCTGCTGCAGTTCCAGAAGACTAAGGTGGACTGTGAGATCTACAAGGAGAAGATGAGCGCCTTGCAGGGCCAGGTggtggagctgcagaaggagcGGGACCAG GCTTACTCAGCAAGGGACGGAGCCCagatggagatttctcagaaccTGACGGAGAAGGACGCCCTCCGCAGGAAGGTGTTTGAACTGACGGACCAGGTCTGCGAACTGCGCCAGCAGCTCCAGCGGCTGCAGGCCTGCTCCAGGTCCCCCCCGGGG CCCAAGCAGGAGGCCGGGGCCAAGGAGCCTGGTCCGAAGGGGAAACAGCGGCTCGTGCGCATGTTCGCCCTCTGCCCGCGGGATGACAGTGACAGCAGCTCTGTGGAG TCTCAGCTCTGGTCTGACCTGAGCGCCACGTCCAGCCGAGAGCTGGTGGACAGCTTCCGCTCCAGCAGCCCTGTGCCTCCCAGCCAGCAGTCCCTGTACAAGCGGGCGGCAGAGGACTTTCGGGAAGACCCTTGGTCTTTCAG CGGCTGCCCAGACATCCCGGAGGTGGACCAGGGAGGACCCCCTGGCGCCAAGGCGGGTGATGCAGACCTGGATTATGAGATCGTAGACAGGGCAG ACCTTCCTGAGTCCGAGGGCAGCCTGCAGCCGTTCTCTGGGGACCTCTACCTCTCCGCCAG TGTCCCTGTGCGGCGGAGGCCAGCCCGCAAGATTCTGAGCCAGGTCACGGTGCTGGCCTTCCAGGGCAACGCACTGCTGGAGCAGATAAGTGTCATCGGCGGGAACCTCACGGGCATCTTCATTCATCGGGTCACCCCGGGCTCCGCGGCAGACGAGATGGCCTTGCGCCCTGGCACCCAGATCGTGATG GTGGATTACGAGGCCATGGAGCCCTTGTCTAAGGCCGTCCTGGAGGGCATGACCCTGGAGCGAGCCGTGGGACTTCTCCGGAGGGTGAATGGCTTCTGCTGCCTGTCTGTGAAGGTCAACATGGAGG GTTACAAGAAGCTGGTCCAGGACCTGGAGGCCAAAGTGGCCACATCAGGGGATTCCTTCTACATCCGGGTCAACCTGGCCATGGAGGGGCGGGCAGAGggggggctgcaggtgcagtgcaACGACATTCTGCACGTCACGGACACCCTGTTCCAGGGTGGCAGCTGCTGGCACGCCCACCGCGTCAGCCCCTACAGCACCAAGGACACCGAACACGGCACCATCCCCAACTACACGCG GGCTCAGCAGCTGCTCATCGCCCTCATCCAGGACATGGCTCATCAGAGCACCATCACCCGCAAG GCTTCTGGGGGTGCCCAGAAGTTAGTCCGTATCATCAGTATGGACAGAACCGAGGCCAGCCCTCTGCGGTCATCCTTTGACAGGGGCCAGTCGGACCCGAGCCAGGGAGAAG ACCCCTCCACCATGTGCTTCTGGGCCGAGAGCTGCTTCACCCTGGTACCCTACACCCTGGTGCAGCCCCACAGGCCCAGCCAGCCCCGGCCGGTGCTCTTCGTGCCCAGGCTGGTCGGCAAGATCCTGAGTGAGAAGCTGTGCCTCCTCCCAGGATTTAAGAAATGCTCAGCAG AGCACTTGAGCCAAGAGGAGTACGATGCATCCAGCCAGAGAGGGGGCATCGTCCAGGAGAGGGAGGCATCCGGTGGCCGCTACTGTGTGACCCGCAGAGCAGTGGAGGCCCTCATGGAAAAG aaCACCCACGCCCTCCTGGACGTCCGGCTGGACAGAGTCTGTGTCCTGCACAGGATGCGGATCTTTCCCATCCTCCTCCACATCTCCATCAACGAGAAGGTGGCAAAGAAACTCAG GAAGGCCCTGCAGCGGTTCAGCACCACGGAGGACCAGCTCCTGGAGGCCGCGAGGCAGGAGGAGGGCGAGCTGGACAAAGCACCCTGTCTGTACAGCACCCTGGCCCCCGACGGCTGGAGCGACCTGGACGCCCTGCTCGGCTGCGTGCGCCTGGCCATCACAGACGAACAGAAGAAGGTCGTGTGGACAGAGAAGAGGCCTTACTGA
- the CARD14 gene encoding caspase recruitment domain-containing protein 14 isoform X3 codes for MAELCRTDSSLGALGEEMLWEMVDDHRCRIVRSVCPSRLTPYLRQAKVLDQLDEEEVLHSPRFTNTAMRVGHLLDLLKTRGKNGAIAFLESLKFHNPDVYTLVTGLQPSVDFTNFSGLMETSKLTECLAGAISSLQEELSQEKGQKEALLQQCRGLQERVAQAEARVESLRQLEADHGRMKREVSAHFHEVLKLKDEMLSLSLHYSNALQEKELAATRCRSLQEELYLMKQELQREKMSSSCEREFRERSLKMTSDLDPGDEALSRLKEENERLRSLTFSLVEKDILEQNLDEALESRQELVDRIHSLRERAVAAERQRKQYWEEKEQTLLQFQKTKVDCEIYKEKMSALQGQVVELQKERDQAYSARDGAQMEISQNLTEKDALRRKVFELTDQVCELRQQLQRLQACSRSPPGPKQEAGAKEPGPKGKQRLVRMFALCPRDDSDSSSVELWSDLSATSSRELVDSFRSSSPVPPSQQSLYKRAAEDFREDPWSFSGCPDIPEVDQGGPPGAKAGDADLDYEIVDRADLPESEGSLQPFSGDLYLSASSVPVRRRPARKILSQVTVLAFQGNALLEQISVIGGNLTGIFIHRVTPGSAADEMALRPGTQIVMVDYEAMEPLSKAVLEGMTLERAVGLLRRVNGFCCLSVKVNMEGYKKLVQDLEAKVATSGDSFYIRVNLAMEGRAEGGLQVQCNDILHVTDTLFQGGSCWHAHRVSPYSTKDTEHGTIPNYTRAQQLLIALIQDMAHQSTITRKASGGAQKLVRIISMDRTEASPLRSSFDRGQSDPSQGEDPSTMCFWAESCFTLVPYTLVQPHRPSQPRPVLFVPRLVGKILSEKLCLLPGFKKCSAEHLSQEEYDASSQRGGIVQEREASGGRYCVTRRAVEALMEKNTHALLDVRLDRVCVLHRMRIFPILLHISINEKVAKKLRKALQRFSTTEDQLLEAARQEEGELDKAPCLYSTLAPDGWSDLDALLGCVRLAITDEQKKVVWTEKRPY; via the exons ATGGCGGAGCTGTGCCGCACGGACTCCTCTCTGGGTGCCCTGGGCGAGGAGATGCTGTGGGAGATGGTGGATGACCACCGCTGCCGGATCGTGCGCAGCGTCTGCCCCAGCCGCCTCACCCCCTACCTGCGCCAGGCGAAGGTGCTGGACCAGCTGGACGAGGAGGAGGTGCTGCACAGCCCCAGGTTCACCAACACGGCCATGAGAGTTG GGCACTTGCTGGATTTGCTGAAGACCCGAGGCAAGAACGGGGCCATCGCCTTCCTGGAGAGCCTGAAGTTCCACAACCCCGACGTCTACACCCTGGTCACCGGGCTGCAGCCCAGTGTGGACTTCACCAACTTCAGTG GGCTCATGGAGACGTCCAAGCTGACCGAGTGCCTGGCTGGGGCCATCAGCAGCCTGCAGGAGGAGCTGAGTCAGGAGAAGGGCCAGAAGGAGGCGCTGCTGCAGCAGTGCCGGGGGCTGCAGGAGCGTGTGGCCCAGGCCGAGGCCCGTGTCGAGAGCCTGCGCCAGCTGGAGGCCGACCACGGCCGCATGAAGCGCGAGGTCAGCGCCCACTTCCACGAGGTGCTGAAGCTGAAGGACGAGATGCTGAGTCTCTCGCTGCACTACAGCAATGCGCTGCAGGAGAAGGAGCTGGCCGCCACGCGCTGCCGCAGCCTGCAGGAGGAG CTGTATCTCATGAAGCAAGAGCTGCAGCGGGAGAAGATGTCTTCTTCCTGTGAGCGGGAGTTTCGAGAACGGTCCCTGAAGATGACGAGCGACCTGGATCCTGGAGATGAGGCGCTGAGCCGCCTGAAGGAGGAGAACGAGAGGCTCCGCTCCCTGACCTTCAGCCTG GTGGAGAAGGACATTCTGGAGCAGAACCTGGACGAGGCCCTGGAGAGCAGGCAGGAGCTGGTGGACCGCATCCACTCTCTGAGGGAACGGGCCGTGGCTGCCGAGAGACAGCGAAAGCAG TActgggaagagaaggagcagaCCCTGCTGCAGTTCCAGAAGACTAAGGTGGACTGTGAGATCTACAAGGAGAAGATGAGCGCCTTGCAGGGCCAGGTggtggagctgcagaaggagcGGGACCAG GCTTACTCAGCAAGGGACGGAGCCCagatggagatttctcagaaccTGACGGAGAAGGACGCCCTCCGCAGGAAGGTGTTTGAACTGACGGACCAGGTCTGCGAACTGCGCCAGCAGCTCCAGCGGCTGCAGGCCTGCTCCAGGTCCCCCCCGGGG CCCAAGCAGGAGGCCGGGGCCAAGGAGCCTGGTCCGAAGGGGAAACAGCGGCTCGTGCGCATGTTCGCCCTCTGCCCGCGGGATGACAGTGACAGCAGCTCTGTGGAG CTCTGGTCTGACCTGAGCGCCACGTCCAGCCGAGAGCTGGTGGACAGCTTCCGCTCCAGCAGCCCTGTGCCTCCCAGCCAGCAGTCCCTGTACAAGCGGGCGGCAGAGGACTTTCGGGAAGACCCTTGGTCTTTCAG CGGCTGCCCAGACATCCCGGAGGTGGACCAGGGAGGACCCCCTGGCGCCAAGGCGGGTGATGCAGACCTGGATTATGAGATCGTAGACAGGGCAG ACCTTCCTGAGTCCGAGGGCAGCCTGCAGCCGTTCTCTGGGGACCTCTACCTCTCCGCCAG CAGTGTCCCTGTGCGGCGGAGGCCAGCCCGCAAGATTCTGAGCCAGGTCACGGTGCTGGCCTTCCAGGGCAACGCACTGCTGGAGCAGATAAGTGTCATCGGCGGGAACCTCACGGGCATCTTCATTCATCGGGTCACCCCGGGCTCCGCGGCAGACGAGATGGCCTTGCGCCCTGGCACCCAGATCGTGATG GTGGATTACGAGGCCATGGAGCCCTTGTCTAAGGCCGTCCTGGAGGGCATGACCCTGGAGCGAGCCGTGGGACTTCTCCGGAGGGTGAATGGCTTCTGCTGCCTGTCTGTGAAGGTCAACATGGAGG GTTACAAGAAGCTGGTCCAGGACCTGGAGGCCAAAGTGGCCACATCAGGGGATTCCTTCTACATCCGGGTCAACCTGGCCATGGAGGGGCGGGCAGAGggggggctgcaggtgcagtgcaACGACATTCTGCACGTCACGGACACCCTGTTCCAGGGTGGCAGCTGCTGGCACGCCCACCGCGTCAGCCCCTACAGCACCAAGGACACCGAACACGGCACCATCCCCAACTACACGCG GGCTCAGCAGCTGCTCATCGCCCTCATCCAGGACATGGCTCATCAGAGCACCATCACCCGCAAG GCTTCTGGGGGTGCCCAGAAGTTAGTCCGTATCATCAGTATGGACAGAACCGAGGCCAGCCCTCTGCGGTCATCCTTTGACAGGGGCCAGTCGGACCCGAGCCAGGGAGAAG ACCCCTCCACCATGTGCTTCTGGGCCGAGAGCTGCTTCACCCTGGTACCCTACACCCTGGTGCAGCCCCACAGGCCCAGCCAGCCCCGGCCGGTGCTCTTCGTGCCCAGGCTGGTCGGCAAGATCCTGAGTGAGAAGCTGTGCCTCCTCCCAGGATTTAAGAAATGCTCAGCAG AGCACTTGAGCCAAGAGGAGTACGATGCATCCAGCCAGAGAGGGGGCATCGTCCAGGAGAGGGAGGCATCCGGTGGCCGCTACTGTGTGACCCGCAGAGCAGTGGAGGCCCTCATGGAAAAG aaCACCCACGCCCTCCTGGACGTCCGGCTGGACAGAGTCTGTGTCCTGCACAGGATGCGGATCTTTCCCATCCTCCTCCACATCTCCATCAACGAGAAGGTGGCAAAGAAACTCAG GAAGGCCCTGCAGCGGTTCAGCACCACGGAGGACCAGCTCCTGGAGGCCGCGAGGCAGGAGGAGGGCGAGCTGGACAAAGCACCCTGTCTGTACAGCACCCTGGCCCCCGACGGCTGGAGCGACCTGGACGCCCTGCTCGGCTGCGTGCGCCTGGCCATCACAGACGAACAGAAGAAGGTCGTGTGGACAGAGAAGAGGCCTTACTGA
- the CARD14 gene encoding caspase recruitment domain-containing protein 14 isoform X1: MAELCRTDSSLGALGEEMLWEMVDDHRCRIVRSVCPSRLTPYLRQAKVLDQLDEEEVLHSPRFTNTAMRVGHLLDLLKTRGKNGAIAFLESLKFHNPDVYTLVTGLQPSVDFTNFSGLMETSKLTECLAGAISSLQEELSQEKGQKEALLQQCRGLQERVAQAEARVESLRQLEADHGRMKREVSAHFHEVLKLKDEMLSLSLHYSNALQEKELAATRCRSLQEELYLMKQELQREKMSSSCEREFRERSLKMTSDLDPGDEALSRLKEENERLRSLTFSLVEKDILEQNLDEALESRQELVDRIHSLRERAVAAERQRKQYWEEKEQTLLQFQKTKVDCEIYKEKMSALQGQVVELQKERDQAYSARDGAQMEISQNLTEKDALRRKVFELTDQVCELRQQLQRLQACSRSPPGPKQEAGAKEPGPKGKQRLVRMFALCPRDDSDSSSVESQLWSDLSATSSRELVDSFRSSSPVPPSQQSLYKRAAEDFREDPWSFSGCPDIPEVDQGGPPGAKAGDADLDYEIVDRADLPESEGSLQPFSGDLYLSASSVPVRRRPARKILSQVTVLAFQGNALLEQISVIGGNLTGIFIHRVTPGSAADEMALRPGTQIVMVDYEAMEPLSKAVLEGMTLERAVGLLRRVNGFCCLSVKVNMEGYKKLVQDLEAKVATSGDSFYIRVNLAMEGRAEGGLQVQCNDILHVTDTLFQGGSCWHAHRVSPYSTKDTEHGTIPNYTRAQQLLIALIQDMAHQSTITRKASGGAQKLVRIISMDRTEASPLRSSFDRGQSDPSQGEDPSTMCFWAESCFTLVPYTLVQPHRPSQPRPVLFVPRLVGKILSEKLCLLPGFKKCSAEHLSQEEYDASSQRGGIVQEREASGGRYCVTRRAVEALMEKNTHALLDVRLDRVCVLHRMRIFPILLHISINEKVAKKLRKALQRFSTTEDQLLEAARQEEGELDKAPCLYSTLAPDGWSDLDALLGCVRLAITDEQKKVVWTEKRPY, translated from the exons ATGGCGGAGCTGTGCCGCACGGACTCCTCTCTGGGTGCCCTGGGCGAGGAGATGCTGTGGGAGATGGTGGATGACCACCGCTGCCGGATCGTGCGCAGCGTCTGCCCCAGCCGCCTCACCCCCTACCTGCGCCAGGCGAAGGTGCTGGACCAGCTGGACGAGGAGGAGGTGCTGCACAGCCCCAGGTTCACCAACACGGCCATGAGAGTTG GGCACTTGCTGGATTTGCTGAAGACCCGAGGCAAGAACGGGGCCATCGCCTTCCTGGAGAGCCTGAAGTTCCACAACCCCGACGTCTACACCCTGGTCACCGGGCTGCAGCCCAGTGTGGACTTCACCAACTTCAGTG GGCTCATGGAGACGTCCAAGCTGACCGAGTGCCTGGCTGGGGCCATCAGCAGCCTGCAGGAGGAGCTGAGTCAGGAGAAGGGCCAGAAGGAGGCGCTGCTGCAGCAGTGCCGGGGGCTGCAGGAGCGTGTGGCCCAGGCCGAGGCCCGTGTCGAGAGCCTGCGCCAGCTGGAGGCCGACCACGGCCGCATGAAGCGCGAGGTCAGCGCCCACTTCCACGAGGTGCTGAAGCTGAAGGACGAGATGCTGAGTCTCTCGCTGCACTACAGCAATGCGCTGCAGGAGAAGGAGCTGGCCGCCACGCGCTGCCGCAGCCTGCAGGAGGAG CTGTATCTCATGAAGCAAGAGCTGCAGCGGGAGAAGATGTCTTCTTCCTGTGAGCGGGAGTTTCGAGAACGGTCCCTGAAGATGACGAGCGACCTGGATCCTGGAGATGAGGCGCTGAGCCGCCTGAAGGAGGAGAACGAGAGGCTCCGCTCCCTGACCTTCAGCCTG GTGGAGAAGGACATTCTGGAGCAGAACCTGGACGAGGCCCTGGAGAGCAGGCAGGAGCTGGTGGACCGCATCCACTCTCTGAGGGAACGGGCCGTGGCTGCCGAGAGACAGCGAAAGCAG TActgggaagagaaggagcagaCCCTGCTGCAGTTCCAGAAGACTAAGGTGGACTGTGAGATCTACAAGGAGAAGATGAGCGCCTTGCAGGGCCAGGTggtggagctgcagaaggagcGGGACCAG GCTTACTCAGCAAGGGACGGAGCCCagatggagatttctcagaaccTGACGGAGAAGGACGCCCTCCGCAGGAAGGTGTTTGAACTGACGGACCAGGTCTGCGAACTGCGCCAGCAGCTCCAGCGGCTGCAGGCCTGCTCCAGGTCCCCCCCGGGG CCCAAGCAGGAGGCCGGGGCCAAGGAGCCTGGTCCGAAGGGGAAACAGCGGCTCGTGCGCATGTTCGCCCTCTGCCCGCGGGATGACAGTGACAGCAGCTCTGTGGAG TCTCAGCTCTGGTCTGACCTGAGCGCCACGTCCAGCCGAGAGCTGGTGGACAGCTTCCGCTCCAGCAGCCCTGTGCCTCCCAGCCAGCAGTCCCTGTACAAGCGGGCGGCAGAGGACTTTCGGGAAGACCCTTGGTCTTTCAG CGGCTGCCCAGACATCCCGGAGGTGGACCAGGGAGGACCCCCTGGCGCCAAGGCGGGTGATGCAGACCTGGATTATGAGATCGTAGACAGGGCAG ACCTTCCTGAGTCCGAGGGCAGCCTGCAGCCGTTCTCTGGGGACCTCTACCTCTCCGCCAG CAGTGTCCCTGTGCGGCGGAGGCCAGCCCGCAAGATTCTGAGCCAGGTCACGGTGCTGGCCTTCCAGGGCAACGCACTGCTGGAGCAGATAAGTGTCATCGGCGGGAACCTCACGGGCATCTTCATTCATCGGGTCACCCCGGGCTCCGCGGCAGACGAGATGGCCTTGCGCCCTGGCACCCAGATCGTGATG GTGGATTACGAGGCCATGGAGCCCTTGTCTAAGGCCGTCCTGGAGGGCATGACCCTGGAGCGAGCCGTGGGACTTCTCCGGAGGGTGAATGGCTTCTGCTGCCTGTCTGTGAAGGTCAACATGGAGG GTTACAAGAAGCTGGTCCAGGACCTGGAGGCCAAAGTGGCCACATCAGGGGATTCCTTCTACATCCGGGTCAACCTGGCCATGGAGGGGCGGGCAGAGggggggctgcaggtgcagtgcaACGACATTCTGCACGTCACGGACACCCTGTTCCAGGGTGGCAGCTGCTGGCACGCCCACCGCGTCAGCCCCTACAGCACCAAGGACACCGAACACGGCACCATCCCCAACTACACGCG GGCTCAGCAGCTGCTCATCGCCCTCATCCAGGACATGGCTCATCAGAGCACCATCACCCGCAAG GCTTCTGGGGGTGCCCAGAAGTTAGTCCGTATCATCAGTATGGACAGAACCGAGGCCAGCCCTCTGCGGTCATCCTTTGACAGGGGCCAGTCGGACCCGAGCCAGGGAGAAG ACCCCTCCACCATGTGCTTCTGGGCCGAGAGCTGCTTCACCCTGGTACCCTACACCCTGGTGCAGCCCCACAGGCCCAGCCAGCCCCGGCCGGTGCTCTTCGTGCCCAGGCTGGTCGGCAAGATCCTGAGTGAGAAGCTGTGCCTCCTCCCAGGATTTAAGAAATGCTCAGCAG AGCACTTGAGCCAAGAGGAGTACGATGCATCCAGCCAGAGAGGGGGCATCGTCCAGGAGAGGGAGGCATCCGGTGGCCGCTACTGTGTGACCCGCAGAGCAGTGGAGGCCCTCATGGAAAAG aaCACCCACGCCCTCCTGGACGTCCGGCTGGACAGAGTCTGTGTCCTGCACAGGATGCGGATCTTTCCCATCCTCCTCCACATCTCCATCAACGAGAAGGTGGCAAAGAAACTCAG GAAGGCCCTGCAGCGGTTCAGCACCACGGAGGACCAGCTCCTGGAGGCCGCGAGGCAGGAGGAGGGCGAGCTGGACAAAGCACCCTGTCTGTACAGCACCCTGGCCCCCGACGGCTGGAGCGACCTGGACGCCCTGCTCGGCTGCGTGCGCCTGGCCATCACAGACGAACAGAAGAAGGTCGTGTGGACAGAGAAGAGGCCTTACTGA